The nucleotide window GCACTGAGGGTTGTTCACTGCAGAAGGAAACTCCTCTGTCCGAGGTTGAGAAAACCAATCTATATCCACCCCAGGTTCCCCAGCCAGtcgagattttatttttttacatttttatgtatttattgtattatgTATCTCTCCCTGGACCAGCGTGGAGGcacaggaataaagacacaactcacatggctttatcgggagggagattctctgtgatccctcatgaaatcctgagtttacATGATGAAGAATTCccctcatttattctccaaacagcttttataccaaaatgtaaactgaggggtaaaatcattagcattctgtttcctaggtaaccaggtgaatggcttttagtcactTCCACATCTACCTGTGTCTCCTCTGTCATGTATTCCCGGTCTGTATGCTAGCTCAGTCATGTAGgcttgaattagcatctctagTCAGGTATCCTCCAAATTACAGAGAAGGAGCAGAGCAACTCCTGACCTTTTGTTTGGTTAGCGGCAGCCTGTCTGGAAAGTTACCTGACTACCTCAGGTACTAACTATGGCCTGAGAGCCTAGCTGTCCCACCATGTAGACATATGGGCCTACAAATGAAGCCCAGGCTGTCTAGTTACCCCAGTCCCTACCTCTCCCCATTGTCTTCCCTCCTGGACTTCTGGCTCCTACTCTTTACTGAGTCCTGCAGGCTGGTGTCATATAGGGCACTCTGCCCTCTTGGCCTTCCTAGTAGAACCTCTGACTCATAGGCCCACCCTGGTTGGTACAGTTCCTAGCTCACAGGTAACTATGGAACTTCCATtagagataaatagatagatagatagatagatagatagatagatagatagatagaggtgtCCAGGGTAAAACTCTGATATTGCTTAGGGCAGGATGGGAAGCTGCTGGTGCCAGCACGTGGGGAAGAGTTGTTTTCTCCTTTGCACTGAAGGAGCAGGTAGAGAAgagtgaggaggtcagaggagatgCAGGGAGCCCCCAGGCCTCTCATGCTGGAACAGAGGTCCCAGGACAACTGGGAGAGCACCATGACGATGCTCTCTCTCCCCTGGGTCTTCAGTTCACTCTGCCCTACCACTGCTGTGTCCAGGAGGGGGCCTGCAGTCCTGTGCCCAGTCAGCTGGGTCATGTGAGGCTGCTGGCAGAAGCCATGAGAACTGGTCCCCGGACCTGGCTCAGGCTGCTCAGAGATTATGGAATTGGGGTGACTGGGTGGGAAactttaggagagagagaaacctcAAACCAGGttcaaataaaatgaatgcaGGTTTCTAGAAGAAGCCAGATTTAAGAAAATTACTATGTTGAGCTCATACAAAAAGGTTAttcagctgggcgatggtggcgcacgcctttaatcccagcacatgggaggcagaggcaggtggatctctgtgagttcgagaccagcctggtctacaagagatagttccaggacaggctccaaaaccacagagaaaccctgtctcgaaaaaccaaaaaaaaaaaaaaaaaaaaaaaaaaaggttattcaGTGGGTtcattgttgatttttaaaatcgCATCTATTTATTTGCTGTGCATCAACAGAATGAGCATGAAGGTGAAATTCGGTTCTCTCCTAtgatatgggtcctggggattgaactcgggtcttcagacTTTGCAGCAAGTGTCTTTCCCACTGAGTGATCTCAGCAGCTCCTCCTGTGTGGGCTTTAGATGGCATGGACCAACTCAGGCTGGTGCTTCTGGGCACCCAGCTTAGGTCTGGACTTCCAGCCTGGTATCATGGACTAGGCTCAATTCAGAGGCTCTGTGAATGTGCTCAGCAAGCCAGCCAGCAGGCCCAGGCCCAGTATGGCCACAGCTACCAGTGCCACATCCCACCAGATCCCCGAATAGGCCCAGGATGGTGGCAGCTTCCAGCCGCAGCTGCCCAGCTCATAGCCTGTCAGCTGGCCCAGTGGACGCTTGGTGGCCAAGTCAGGACTGGCGCAGTAGACGTGCAGCAGGGCCTCTGGCATGTGGTCCTCCAGCCAGAGGCGCAGGTAGGTGAGGCCGCAGTCACAGTGCCAGGGGTTGTGTGTCACATCGAGGTTCCACAGCTGAGGCATGTGGTCGAAGGCACCTGGTGGCACTGAACGCAGGCTGTTGTTGGCCAGGAAGAGTTGGCGAGTGTGagctggcagcagaggcagggctgtgaggcCCCGCCCCTCGCAGTTCACCTTTAACCCCATGGTTTCCAAGGCCTGGCAGGTGCAGGGCGTTGGGCAGGCCTGGGTGGCTGTGGCCACGGGCCAGAGCAGAAACAGGAGCCCCCAGGTAGTCATCCGGCAGGCCTGCTGTGGGCAGAGAGCAATGAGATTGGGGCCTGTCAGCCTACACCAGGATACCTGTGCTGGACAAAGGTGTGTCCCTTCTCTCCAGGCCTCTGGAGGGTGCAGGAACTTTGTGCTCTAGGTTGggttggaactcactatgcagcccaggaaGTGTGGTAGCAAGGGACAGGTCTTCCtggtctccccagcccctgctcagATAGGGGAGCGGTGACTGCTGAGGGACTCCAGTCTTAGTCCCTGGCCACAGAGGCTAGGAAGGGACCTTCCAGACCTAGTCCCTTGCCTGAGCCTGGAGTCAGGCCATGGCATACATTCTACACCTTGGCCGTCTCTCATGATGCGGGCTTTCCAGCTGGCAGCACAGAGGGGACCTCAGAGGGACCTGTCTAAAGCCACTCGTCTAGGCCAGTGGCCAGAGCTGAGGAATGAAGGCCCAGAGAAGGGAAGCACTCGCCCAGGGTCGCCCAGAAGTCCACGGCAGACTGCAGAGTCAGGAAAATGTCTCAGGACCGTCTGGTTCTGCCTCGTTTCCCGCCTTCCCTCCCAGCTTAGGACTAGGGACTGTTTCCCCCTCTCAAACATTTGCTCCCCTACCAGGGTCCAGCTCACAGGAGGCTTCAGGGAGTGCCCATTGATTGACACACGGCTCCTGATTCAGCCAAGTTGCTGGCTGACATCGCAGAGCAAATGTTCTCCCACAGTCCATCTTTTTGTGGACAGGGTCAAGGGAGAGGCACAGTGTCCCCTCTCATTCTGCCAGCTCGTCTGGAGTGGGCACCAGGCAGGAGGTCATGCTGGAACTAAGGAAACCACTTACCTGTGAGGCCTTGGGTGGGGCATACCTTCTGCGAGCTGGTGGCATCCTGGTcaaggctgtggtggtgtgtgagctgtgggaactggcagtggtggtgtgtgAGCTGTGGGAACTGGCAGTGGTGGCTGCTGCTTGAGTGGAGGAAGGAAACGATGAAAATAGCCTGGCTTATCCCCTAAGTACAGCCCTGAGGGCCTATCTCAGAGGTAGGAGGCTCCCAGGGTCCCCTAAGTACAGCCCTGAGGGCCTATCTCAGAGGCAGGAGGTGCCCAGGTTTCCAGGGCCCTGGGCATGGAAATGTAGGCCAACTTCACTCTAAGGGAGGGGCACTTCTGTACCACAACCTATGGCCTTGTGTGGTGTGTCTGAAGGCCAACCGGGGTGCCCCCTGCCTGGTCCTAGTGGTTggagagggcttcctggaggagaagATGCTCAGCTGAGTGATGGCTGACTGTGAGTTCCTTATAAATGTGGGCAATGGCCCCGGCACTGCACCCCTCCCTGAGGAGTGGGGTAGAGCACCAGAATGCCTGTTTGTAGTCCTCCATTCCTCTGAAGTGGTGAGGGAGGCCCCTTTTTGTCCGTGGTGTCTTTAGCACCTTCTCCTTCCATTTCTAGTAGAGATGCAGGTTTGCAGCTCCGAATCTCTCAGAGGCAGAGCCCGGCTGCAACCAGAGACCAATATAATATCTCATAGTTGCTTTTACAGCCTCTTTCGTTTGAGTGTGATATCATTTTCCACCCCCCCCCGTTAGAAACCATCATGTTTTCTTTACAAGATAAATGTAGTTTCCGTTCAATTAGTGCTTTTGGCATTACAAGATATTAATCAAAATCAGGCCTAATGGTCAGATATAAACATCATGATATTAAAACGCGAACGGGTGTATCTTTATAATAAATCATAATTCCACAGTTGTGAAATGGTGACTATTAACCATGTCAGTCGATACTCATCAGACGTTCATGTGCACAGAAGATGGGGGGCTGGTAAATCCTGGGCTAGGGTGACACTTGCTGAAACTGGGGCTCCTGGGACTGTGGGAGGAAGGATGGACcatgggggaaaggaagagaccCCTGGCCAGCGCTGTGGTCATGGCTGGTTGGCCAAGATCAACAAACACAGTAAGGATTGGCCTTTGGTCTGGAGAGATTCAGATGGGtttagggatggagagggaaactgaggcaggaaacaGCAGTGCCCCCACCTAAGATACACTGGATCATTTTCATCAGGGCAAGTGTCACGCCACCTGGGACAGAGGCCACCAACATGTCCTGTGGCTGGTTCTTCAGCACTTCTAAGGTAGCAGAAGACACACTGGCCCAGAGTCAAGGCAGAGGGTGATATTCCTCTTTGCCACATGCCTCTTCCCCTGCGCAGACTGGCCCCTGTCCCTCCCACTAGACAGGTCTTTGGGCCATGACTGGGTCTCGCTCCAGGCCCCTAGGGGCCGTGTGCTTTCTTCACGTATTCTGCCCACTTCTGCTTTCAGTATGGGGACTGAATATATGCGGAACTCTCATTGGCTGAGCTCTGGTCCTCCGGGGCCAGCTTCCTCAACCTTCTGCAGCTGACTCAGAGAGAGTAGGGAAGGTCTTCTCTGGCCCCTGAGATTATAACTGCCTAGATCCTATGTTCCTGTGTTTGTGAGTTCTCTGGCCCTGGTTAGGGCCTCAGCCACTGTgagtcgtccccccccccccactcctttatGGTAGTGCCTTGGGCATCAGGAGTTTTCATTCTCCCATCTTCAGGGCAGCTGATTTCTCCTCAAGGTGGGGCCACAGTCCCTGGGTAAGCGGGGATCCCACAGCCTCCAGGCTGTGCTCCTGGCTAGGCCTGTGTGGTCCATGTCTCATCTATTCGGGTTTCTaagatttccttattttttgCAGGCTACAGTAGCATCAGCAGCAACAAAACTctacacacacaatttttctttcttgtggaaAAATTGTAATGCTCAAAaggatagaaagaagaaaattaaaaatttctttacCTCTCCCCCAACATGAATAAGAACGCCTCTGGGGGCTGGTGTTAGGGTGCAACTTAACATAGGGCGCTTGTCTAACACATGCAAGGGCCCGAGTCTGGAGTCCCAGGTCACACGTGTACCAAATAGAAGTATTTTTGCTCACCCAGGTAGAGTCATCCAGAGCTCACACTTTCCTGGACCTTCCCCTTCCCACTGTGACTAAACCCCCATCCAGAGCATCGTTCTGGAGGCTTAGCATCGCTTTGTGGGTGTGGCTTCCTCATAGAGTCCTCTTATCTGGGTTGCACAGGGCCTTTGTGGTACCAGAGGATCAGAGGTGCTCCCTGGGGGCAGGGCTCTGGAACCAACGACAAACAAGTCCCGCTAACCGCGGTTGGAGCTGTTCTGCTCGGCTTTCATAAGAAGCTGCAGtgtcgtctttttttttttctcctttgagacagagtttctctgtgtagttctggctgtcctggaactcgctctgtagaccagagtggcctcaaacccacaaagatccacctgactctgcctccagagtgctgggattagggcatgcgccactatgcctggctcaggTCCTTATTCTTGACAGCCTTGGGCTCAGCTCTTCTGTGGTTGCCTGGGACTGCTCTCACGGCAGTCCTGCTAAGCTGAATACTGAAAGAATGGATGGCCTTGAGGAAGCTGCACCCAACCACTGCTCCTTTCTGCTGAAATACAACTCCTGCTTTCGCTAGTCCATGTGAACTCAAGCAACCGCTTTACCCAGATCAGAGTgagagctggcctcaaactccctgtgtagTTGCGGAAGATCTCAAACtgctggtccttctgcctctacttcccaagggctgagattccAGGCCTGTGCCACTGTGCCCTGCTCAAAGAGATAATTCCCATTTTTGTTctcatcccctcctcctcttcctcctcaggatTGCACTGGCGATTCTGGCTCTTTTGTATTTCTgcatatttttaaggaaatagtataaaattttatttcatgtttatgc belongs to Microtus pennsylvanicus isolate mMicPen1 chromosome 8, mMicPen1.hap1, whole genome shotgun sequence and includes:
- the Gp9 gene encoding platelet glycoprotein IX isoform X1, giving the protein MPPARRRYAPPKASQQACRMTTWGLLFLLWPVATATQACPTPCTCQALETMGLKVNCEGRGLTALPLLPAHTRQLFLANNSLRSVPPGAFDHMPQLWNLDVTHNPWHCDCGLTYLRLWLEDHMPEALLHVYCASPDLATKRPLGQLTGYELGSCGWKLPPSWAYSGIWWDVALVAVAILGLGLLAGLLSTFTEPLN
- the Gp9 gene encoding platelet glycoprotein IX isoform X2, which translates into the protein MPPARRRYAPPKASQACRMTTWGLLFLLWPVATATQACPTPCTCQALETMGLKVNCEGRGLTALPLLPAHTRQLFLANNSLRSVPPGAFDHMPQLWNLDVTHNPWHCDCGLTYLRLWLEDHMPEALLHVYCASPDLATKRPLGQLTGYELGSCGWKLPPSWAYSGIWWDVALVAVAILGLGLLAGLLSTFTEPLN